Proteins encoded in a region of the Triticum dicoccoides isolate Atlit2015 ecotype Zavitan chromosome 3A, WEW_v2.0, whole genome shotgun sequence genome:
- the LOC119273490 gene encoding uncharacterized protein LOC119273490 yields the protein MDRKVCISLAILALVLAGPGTTRAAAAFAGGTASIDVAAVARQLMPTPLSWSSMRLEDGVAVDLEHEVHRRVLAGQGNLGYGALDSKGPACHGQCGAHGQPYTDHGCKSVFLCRNKNI from the coding sequence ATGGACAGAAAGGTGTGCATCTCACTCGCAATCCTCGCGCTTGTGCTCGCTGGCCCGGGCACGACGCGGGCTGCGGCGGCGTTCGCCGGCGGCACCGCCAGCATCGacgtggcggcggtggcgcggcagCTGATGCCAACGCCGTTGTCGTGGTCGTCGATGAGGCTGGAGGACGGCGTGGCGGTGGACCTGGAGCACGAGGTGCACCGCCGCGTCCTCGCCGGCCAAGGAAACCTCGGCTATGGAGCCCTGGACAGCAAAGGGCCAGCCTGCCACGGTCAGTGCGGGGCTCACGGACAGCCGTACACCGACCATGGATGCAAAAGCGTTTTCCTCTGTCGCAACAAGAATATCTGA
- the LOC119273491 gene encoding uncharacterized protein LOC119273491 — MDRNVCVSLVILALVLACPDTKAAAVYNVDQAVMPKSSSSSMRLEDVVAPELAVVTTMDLDVRSRVYGAGDISNGALDANKPRCVRNCPAPAGYPYTGRGCNKYYDCRD; from the coding sequence ATGGACAGAAATGTGTGCGTCTCTCTTGTGATCCTTGCCCTTGTGCTCGCTTGCCCAGACACCAAGGCGGCGGCGGTCTACAACGTCGACCAGGCGGTGATGCcaaagtcgtcgtcgtcgtcgatgaGGCTGGAGGATGTAGTGGCGCCGGAGCTCGCGGTGGTGACGACGATGGACCTGGACGTGCGCAGCCGCGTCTACGGCGCCGGCGACATCTCCAACGGAGCCCTGGACGCCAACAAGCCACGCTGTGTCCGTAACTGCCCGGCGCCGGCCGGTTATCCGTACACGGGCCGGGGATGCAACAAATACTACGATTGCCGTGATTGA
- the LOC119273492 gene encoding uncharacterized protein LOC119273492, producing the protein MDRNVCISLVMLALVLAGPDTGAAAAAVYNVDQAVMPTPSSLRRLEDGVPPELAVVTTLDVRSRVYGAGDISNGALDANKPRCVRNCPAPAGYPYTGRGCNKYYDCRV; encoded by the coding sequence atggaCAGAAACGTCTGCATCTCTCTTGTGATGCTTGCGCTTGTGCTCGCTGGCCCGGACacgggggccgcggcggcggcggtctaCAACGTCGACCAGGCGGTGATGCCAACGCCGTCGTCGTTGAGGAGGCTGGAGGATGGCGTGCCGCCGGAGCTCGCGGTGGTGACGACGTTGGACGTGCGCAGCCGCGTCTACGGCGCCGGCGACATCTCCAACGGAGCCCTGGACGCCAACAAGCCACGCTGTGTCCGTAACTGCCCGGCGCCGGCCGGTTATCCGTACACGGGCCGGGGATGCAACAAATACTACGATTGCCGTGTTTGA
- the LOC119273493 gene encoding uncharacterized protein LOC119273493: MDTKACISLVILALLLAGPDTRAAALARIDAAAAVMPTSSATWMKLEDGVAPELLGSTAVDLEGHRRVLASTSITASSLNPNKAACTRTCPARGRPYTGRACLRRYQCRQGQ, translated from the coding sequence ATGGACACAAAGGCGTGCATCTCGCTTGTAATCCTCGCGCTCCTGCTCGCCGGCCCGGACACGAGAGCTGCGGCGCTCGCCCGCatcgacgcggcggcggcagtgatGCCAACGTCGTCGGCGACGTGGATGAAGCTTGAGGACGGCGTGGCGCCGGAGCTCTTGGGTTCGACGGCGGTGGACCTGGAGGGGCACCGCCGCGTCCTTGCCAGCACAAGCATCACTGCGAGTTCCCTGAACCCCAACAAGGCAGCCTGCACCAGGACGTGCCCGGCGCGAGGACGGCCGTACACCGGCCGGGCATGCCTCAGAAGGTACCAGTGCCGTCAGGGACAGTGA